CTTTATTTACGTGTGGAGAGCGTAAAACTGTGTAGCGTTTGATCTTCGTAGGCATTGGCACCGGACCACGAACATCGGCACCGGTTCTTTTGACAGCTTCTACAATTGCTGCAACTGTGCGGTCTAGAACTCTATGGTCATAAGCTTTTAGCTTAAGCCTGATTCTTTCCATGTTTTTTCCTTTAAAAAGAACTTGTCGCAAACTCGCGACCTCTTTACATAATCAAAACTTGCATAGGATTTTCTACTTTGCTACTCTCGTAACTTTTCAAGAAGCATTGAAATTTCAATGGCTTTAATCATACAAGCAGACCTAAGTCTTTCGTAAAGAGATCGCGATTCTACTAAAAAAAATCTAAATTTGCAAGTAAATGGGTAAATTTGAGTTAAATTTAGTAAATTTATTTCCTTTTAAAAAGGAAAGTATATAATTTGCAAAAGGATAAAATTTGAAAGATTTGGATTTTTTTTATCATTTGCCGTTAAAAAGCATAAAATTCATCGCCAGAAAGGAGTTTATCTCCAGTGCGAAAACACTTATTTTAGGATATCCCGGAAGCGGCAAAACAAGCCTTATACTTGACGCACTAGATGAGTATAAACAAGAGGAAAAGCTTTACATAAATTTAAAGGATTTACGCATTAATGCCGATACAATCCTTGCAAATTTGATAGAATTTTTAAAAGAAAATCAATCCATAAAAATACTTGCGATCGACAATGCGACAACGCAAGATCAAATGCAAAAATTATCTCAAATTTCAGAACTTGAAAAGATCATAATATCAACAAACAACAAAACTCTAACCATACCAAATTTTAGAGTTCTTCACCTTGAGTATCTCGACTACGAAGAATTTATGCTGTTTTTTAGAAAAAACATTTCACCAGAGGCTTTTTTTAGCCATTTTTTAGCTCATGGAACATCTGTGGCAAACACCATGGTAGAGCCGAGCGAA
This is a stretch of genomic DNA from Campylobacter sp. RM6914. It encodes these proteins:
- the rpsJ gene encoding 30S ribosomal protein S10, which produces MERIRLKLKAYDHRVLDRTVAAIVEAVKRTGADVRGPVPMPTKIKRYTVLRSPHVNKDSREQFEMRIHARMLDIVAATPETVDSLTKLDLAPEVNVEVRAMK